The Prunus dulcis chromosome 3, ALMONDv2, whole genome shotgun sequence genome segment TCACCAGTGGGTCAGATTGTAAATTCTACAAACCAGTGAACAGCTCAATGTTTGATTGGATTCGATTGGAATCCATCAGTCCATTTCTCTCACTTCTTCTCTCCCTTCACTGATTATCTTCACATTTGTTTTCCGAATTAAATACCTAGGTCTTGAATGAACTTTATGATTCTACTGTCTGATGGAATCATGGATTTTTAGGTTGTAACGTCATGTATCTAACTCAACAAGAATGTGGTCTGTTGATAGAATCATTAAAAACATGATTTTGTAGGAGTGTAGAAATAGCCATATTTATGATGGTAATACCTATCCCTAAAAATGTACTGTATATGATCGGGATAGTGAACCCTCTAtatttgtttgcttttcttcaGGTATAAACCTGATCTTTGCTCTTATACGACTATGTTATCAGCGTATGTAAATGCATCTGATATGGTGGGTGCTGAAAAGTTCTTCTTAAGAATAAAACAAGATGCACTTAAACCCAATATCGTCACTTACGGAACCTTAATCAAAGGGTATGCTAAGACAAATAATATAGAGAAGATGATGGAGAAATATGAGGAAATGCAGGCAGCTGGTgtcaaaccaaatcaaacaatCTTAACGACAATCATGGATGCATATGGCAAGAACAGAGATTTTGGCAGTGCTGTTGTTTGGTACAAGGAAATGGAAACCTGTAGGCTTCCACCTGATCAGAAAGCAAAGAATATCCTTTTATCTTTGGCGAAAACAGCAGAAGAACAGAAGGTAGCTAACCAAGTTGTAGGGAATTTGGACCAGTGTAGCAATGAACAAGGAGGTACGAAGTTTTTGGTGCCTGTTGATGAGAATGATAGcgaggatgaggatgaggacGATGACGACAATCATGATGATGAATTAGATGGTCCTTCACAGGTCACTTCATCATATGATGAACAAAAACATGAACTGATTTATTTAAATGGTGATAATGTGAAAAACCTTGACGGCTTACTTAAAGTGGCTGATTTGTAAATTGGGGGGGTACTCTATTTTGTGGTATAGTTACGTTACCCAggctttattattattattcgtGCAAGAATATCAGTTGAGAGTTATTACGTGGAAACGGAATTCTTCCACACCAGCTTATTGGCATTTAAGCAACAGTTTACTGCTTTTGGCTTCAGAGTGCTTGTGAACTATATAGGCTCAGAATTCAGGCCACCTTTGATTGCGCTTCTATTGGCGGTGAGATGGACTGAGAACAAAATGGAACCGTTTGAGTTTTGTCAGGCTTATTAATGTGCATTTTTGGAATTCATAGTTTTGTGATTCAAGTGTGGCAGCTTCTTCTCAAGTTATGTCTTTCAGCAAAAGCAAGGTAGTATAGTTCTGAATGTGACATTATCATCAGAGCAGAAACTATTACTGTTCGATTCTGTGAAACAAATAGGATGGTTTTCTTTCCCTTATATCATCAAAACTGGCAACAATCTAATTGGTTATATACAACACAGGGGAAGAAAATACAGACTTCTAGTCTAAATCTCGTTGACCATGCTATGTCAAAACACAGGACTTCATACATGAACCGCAGGTGAAATCAAGTTTTGAAAATCTCCATAGCCTTATACATCGGTCGGCGAGTCTGGTATTTCTGCAGCTTTCTTCAATCGATCAGCTGCTTTTTCAACCTACAAAAGCATGATGATTAGTGATAAGTTGATCAAATGCAGTCCATGTCGACTATATACGCCAAGATAAGATAATACttcaatcaaaatttaaattaccTCAGTATTCCAATTTGTTCTGGCGGTGAGAATAATTAGAGTAACTGTTTGTAGAAAAACTCCAATAATCATCCCCCACCAAATCCCCTGAAAAAGGTAAAAGGAATGCATCATGTTCTATCACTCACAAAGAAATAGCTTTACTGGCACAAGAGTAAGGGAGAGATTGAACTTACTGCTACTCCCATGTTGGTTTTGAAGCCAAGAACACATCCGATTGGAAGACCGATAATGTAGTAGCAAGTCAGGTTAACATAGGCCACAACAGCTTGCCATCCACTTCCAATTGCCACCCCTGAAATTCCAGAGAGTTAAATTAGAAATGATGCCTCACAATGCCTGCAGACCTGGTTTGTTCATCTACTCCTTTTGTCACATATCAGTACCTGAGAGTATAGGTTGAATGCCATTCAAGAAAACAGAGATGGCCAGCAATGGGGTTAAATCTGATACTGCCGCGATAACGGCGGAATCACTTGTAAAAAGCTTGCTTAATCCAACTTTAAAAATCAATACAATTGCACTGAAGACTATGCTAATCAGTATGCTGGTCCCGTTCACAACAAACACTGAAAATTTGGCCACCTTTGCGTTACCAGCACCTAGCTCATTACTGACTCGAACACTGCATAACCAATGTCTCGTtatcaataaagaaaattataattcgTGATTAAGAAATAAATCTTAAGAGCATTTTACTTGTCACAAACCTGGCTGCTGCACTTAGGCCTAACATAAATTGCATGTCCCAGTTCAAGTAGTTCATGCTGGAATTATATCACATCAGAAAATGTAAAGTTAGACTAACAATGTGAGTTAAACAATTGAGCAAATTGACtgataaaaggaaaaagtttAAATGGAATGCTTTAACACTAGACATACCAAATAGAAATGGAGTCTAGAGCAATTGTAGGATTGGAGAGAAGCCCTGATATCAGCACCAGCCCCTGGTTGTACCATATCTCCAAGCTACATTAATGCATGACCAAACCCAAGAGTTATTTGAAAGGTAAAAACAAGTGTGTTTTTTAGTACAAACGATTGGGGGAGGGGgttttacacaaatattcattgggtGTCTGGGGTTTTCGAACTTCTAAACAATGGGTGGAGGTGGAAGAGCTCAACCAACTGAGTTATACCCCACTAGTGAAAGGTAAAAAAAAGTGTTTGCAAATGAGATGtgcagtaaaaaaaaaaaaaaaggggagaaaagGGTTAAAATGTGACACTTACCAGAGCATGATAGCAGAAGAAAGAGTCAACTTAAAATAAGGCCAAATTCCTTTGAAGGAATTCCAAGAGAAGCCAGTCCAAGTTTCCTTGCACTTGGGGCTTAGAATAATGTAAAGTCCATATGTAATGACAAGAAGCCACCAAGAGAGGCTGAGAGTAAGAGCAGCCCCCATTAGgccatattccagaacataaaCCACCAACCAAGTGAGAAGAATGTGGATGAGGAAAACCCCCACAGACATGTAAGCCAAAGGGTTCACAATGTTTTGTGCTTGAAGGAACCTCTGTTGGGGGCAGTTTATTGCAAATGCATAAAGCTGAGGAATTATGCCCCTTGCAAACACTTGGCCCTGCAATGCTATGTCTTCTGCCTGGCCTATGGCTATAAGTATTGGACCTGACCACCAATACAGAAATGTAAGGAGGACCGCTGCTCCCAAGTGCAAGATGATTGCTTTTTGGCATATGATGCCCATTTCTGGCAATTTTCTGGCTCCAAATGCTTGCCCACACACAGTTTGCACAGCACTAGCCATTCCCAACTTTTGATTCAAAAgcaagggggaaaaaaaaattcaaccacaaaatagaaaaaagtaaaaaaacaTAGAGATACATATAACTGATTTGGTACATTAGTTTGGGATACTTACCATAATCCCATAAGCAAGACCTTGAATTCCCACACTAGCAATAGAGGCTCCAGCCAGCTCCAAGGCACTcaaatggccacaaaacatGAGGGTGACAAAGCTGAGCATGTAATTAAATATGGAGACAATGATAGAAGAACCAGATAAAATCCAGAGCAGCCTTGACTCCCATGCCACCAGTCTAGGCCACCATCGGACTGCCACAGGCCGGTGCTCCAGAAACTCTTCGATGGCAGCAGACGACAAGCCAGGTATCTGGGAATGTGAGTCAAGTCCGAGCAGCAGCGGCTGGTACTCCCCCGCCGACCCCATGGTTATCTCAGTCCGCCGTGCCGCTACTGCTTGAGGGTTGTGCAGCTGTGTGAGTGTGAGAGTATGCTTGTGTTACTTGGAAGAGGCAGAGTGAATAAATTTATATGATGTTACATTATGAAGGGAAAGTAGAAAGCTTAGGGTCTTAACTACCTTTCAAATTGTTTGGTACGCACCCGCTCATTCATGCGTTACATTAGCAAGAGAAATTTAGCTGCAACTACCTATTTTTCGCTCCGAGCAGTGCTTTGTTAAATGCAAACTGAATATGTCACTTGTCAGTTCCCTGTGGCATAGCCTCATAGTTGGTGGGGCCCATTCCAGATACCACTGACAAAGAGTTTCTATTCTGTGTGGGTTAGGTTAACACGTGTACCTAATATGGTCAGTAGaaattttgtatataaattaaaatttgggaTTTGTTTCTGATTAGCAGTTAATAAGTTTGATTAggtaaaaaatatttactGAGTTATGTAGATGGGCACGTGcaacttcataaaaaaaaaaaaaatgtttactCACATGACAGCTTTAGGATTCTAGGATTCTAGAATTCTAGGattcttgtaaaaaaataCCCTACTTGAAGGCAGAGAGAATCTCAGAAGCCAATACTAAATTGAATGgtttttacaaaatataaagaatttagttTGTCCAATATTTAACTACCATAATTTCTGTACATATGACAAGATGCCATTTTGTAGTTTCTTTGATTGTAACTTTAGAGTAAGAAGTAAATTGTCGTACTTTTGTTTGATcgttaataatatattattgttttactttaaaaaaaaaaacgaagcAAATTGTCAAGATCAGATAGTggacaaagaagaaaataaagccttcaaccaaaaaaaaaaaaaaagaaaagaagaaaaaagcgCCTAGTCAAAATTAGAGCCTTCATCTGTCAATATATAGCTAAATTTGGAAGGATCTCTATGTTCTATTTAAGACTGCTCTGCTAAGAATCAATGCAACACATCCAGCTTAATGAGATGCCTAATACAAAATTAGTGAAACAATTTACTTAATAAAAACAGTTACAAATTAATCAGAGCAATCCACAGAGAAAGTGGGCTACAGAACAATAGTTAGAGTTTAACAAGCCTTAAGACTATCAAACACAGCAACAACTACAGAATTGTTTCATGAGGGAAGTCTCCAATTGCATTGAGGATCTGTTCATTGTGATTCGGATGATAAAAGAGGTAGAACATCTGTTGATGTAGATGTAGAAGCAACATCCCAAGGACCAGTCACTTCATTTCCAACATATTCTTATTAATGATCAAGAAGACTTaaaaatcttttatttttcctcttcCCCTTCCCCATGCTTATcttgttaatttgttttcctGAAATTCGTACCAACTGTTCACCTGAAGTTCCATCAGAAATTAACGGAAACTTCAAATGGCAGATGCAAATGGCTGGACTCCGACCTGACGTAGTGAGCTATACCTTACTCATTAGTGCTTATGGGAAAGCtagaagagaggaagaagccTTAGCTGTTTTTGAGGAGATGTTTGATGCTGGTGTCAGGTACTTGGGCTCAATGCTACTTATTCTATTGATACAGGGAGCCACAGTATTTGAAAGTTGAATATGTGAGGAACTGATTCATATTCTTAATTCaacttgtttatttaattcaaGCTTGCAAAACTCAATGAAGCTGACATGGTCACTTGGCTCCTCTGCTTGTGTTTTGCATAAATGATTGTAATGAAATGAATTTGCAAGTTGATGTATCATCATCTACAAAggttatatttaaattatacTGGTTTTTGCACCAAGGCCAAGCTGTGGAAAGTAGACACTTGCAGGCCAATTTATGCTACACGCAATTTACTTTTGGCCCAATTCTTGATGCCAATTCCTTACCATGATGAAAACTATAATCTCCGCCATTCTTTCTGTTTTGCAGACCAACCCGGAAAGCTTATAACATTTTGCTTGACGCATTTGCAGTACCAGGAATGGTGGACCAAGCTCGAACTGTTTTTAAGAGCATGAGAAGGGACAGGTATACTTCTCAGTACCTGCATGTTGATTATGTTGATGTGTAACCCTTGAGCTGATATCTTGAAGACAACATTTCAAATTctttgaatttcattttataagtTTTAATTTCCTGATGTAATCCGAGCCATTGGATCATAGTTCAAGTGGTCTCTTATCTAGCCTAGGATTTAAGTGTCAGATTATGACAAGTGGAATCATCTCATAGGATGATAGGATCAACGGCTAGGATTTAATCTTTGTGTAAATCTGTTAGAGAAGCatctcacttctctctctctctctctctctctctctctctctctctctcatacgATTATACTTGAATAGTGGAATGAAATGAACAGTAGTACCTTCAGCAATATTGCAACTCCATAGTCGCATTTTTTCTGCAACTCTCATTCTCTCCAAAACTCTCAAATTCTTCATAAAAACTAAATATCAGAAGCTATGAAttctaacatggtatcagagcctagttagcccacgtgtgaaagcccaacagccacacgtgctccacgtcacccaatatgtgttgtccacgtgttaggcttgaaaatttGTCACACGTGCGGGGgtgtgtgagaatgtgaaggtaaaagGTCCTACATtgaaaagttgagaaacctagcaaggaCTTATAAAGAGTTGAGCTACTCCCcccccccattgccaattggttttgtggtggaacctcaacttccttcatggtatcagagccaagTTCAGTTGCTTAAACTGGGCGTGAATATGTGAACAGAGTTTTGGAATCGATTCGAGCTGAGTTGTGGTTTCTTGAATCCAATGTCTAATATGGCAGGATCGGGCACCGCTGAGCTTCGCATGCCAGTTTTCCATGGAGAAAACTATGAGTTCTGGAGTATACGGATGAAAACCATTTTGAAATCTCATGGGTTGTGggattttgttaaaaatggTTTCGATGTTTCAGATCCAACGAAGGATAAGAAGAAGATAGAAGAGATTGCGGTCGCTAAAGTGGAGAAGCCTACGATGGCAGAGCTTCTAATGAAGGATGCTCGTGCACTTGGGTTGATCCAAGGTGCCATTTCAGATCAAATCTTCCCCAGAATTGTGAACGAGGAGACCTCAAAGGGTGCTTGGGACATTCTAAAGCAGGAGTTCAGAGGAGATAAGCAAGTACGTAAAATTCCAAGGTTTACGTCGTGAATTTGAATACACTCGTATGAAAGATAGCGAGTCATTATCTGTATACCTTGCTAGACTATTCGATATAATGAATCAAATGAAGAGTCATGGTGAGGATCTGTCTAGAGAAAGAGTTGTGCAAAAATTGTTGATTAGTTTGCCTAGATCATATGACCGTATTTGCTTTGTGATTGAACACTCTAAGGACCTTGAAACTCTTGAGGTTCAAGAGGTTGTTGCCTCTCTAAAAAGCTTTGAGCTCAAATTGGATAAACATGCTGAAGACTCTACAGAAAGGGCTTTTGCTAGTCTAAATGTTGGAGGAAAAATTCTGCGGGTGGAGGTAATTCTGGAAATCAGAAATCTTTGAAAAACTGGAAATCcaaaggaaagaaatgggACAATAAGCCTAATTCTACTTCCAAACCAAATGTATGATGGAAACAAAACAACCTGCAAACATTGTGATAAACTCCATTATGGCAAGTGTTGGTTTGAAGGGAAGCCTAAATGCACAGGTTGTGGGAAGTTTGGGCATGTGCTCGGAGACTACAATGGAAATAAATCTATACAGAAGGTGACCTATGCAAACCAGGTTGAAGAAACTGGTACTTTGTTCTATGCCTGTAATGCTGTGACAAATGTGAACTAGTAACTATTCATGGTACATTGATAGTGGTTGTAGTAACCATATGATAGGTGATGAAAGGTTACTAGTTAACATTCAAAGGAATCTGACTTCCAAAGTGAAGATGGGAACTGGAGAAATTGTGCATGTTGCAAGAAAGGGAACTCTTGTGATAGAGACCAAATTGGGAAGGAAGCACATTCAAGAAGTGATGCTTGTTCCTAGACTTGAAGAGAATCTGCTTAGTGTTGGACAGATGCTGGAGCATGGTTACTATATGGTGTTTGGAGGAAATGTATTAAACATCTTCGATGGTTGGTCACTGGATAATCTTGTTGCTAGAGTTCAGATGACAAACATCAGGTGCTTTCCTCTTAAAATGATGCCTGCAAATCAGTTGGCTTTAAAGGAAAGTGTGGCACACTGTCTACAGACATGGCACAAGAGATTGAGGCATCTAAATGACAGAAGCATCAAACTGCTGGAAGATCAAGAAATGGTTCATGGGTTGCCTCATTTGGAGAAAACGTCTGTTGTGTGTGAAGGCTGCATGCTAGGAAAGCAACATAGAGATTCTTTTCCATCAGAATCCACTTGGAGAGCTAATTTTCCATTGGAATTGGTTCACACAGATATTTGTGGACCAATGCAAACTGAATCTATCTCAGGAAATAGGTACTTTCTGTTGTTCACAGACAATTGCACTAGAATGACTTGGGTATACTTTATCAGGAACAAGTCAAATGCATTTAAAtgtttcaagaagttcaaagTTATGACTGAACTAAAATGTGGACATAAGGTGAAAGGCTTAAGGAGTGATAGGGGTGGAGAATTTTTGTCAAATGAATTTAACAAGTATTGCAATGAACTTGGGATCCAAAGATAGTTAACTATGACATATTCTCCTCAACAGAACGGAGTGGCTAAGAGGAAGAATAGAACCATGGTGGAAATAGCAAAGTCCATGCTGCACGAAAAGGGCCTTCCTTACGAGTTTTGGGCAGAAGTTGTGAACACTACAGTATACATACTTAACAGATGTCCATCCAAGTCTCTCAAGAAGGTAACTCCATTTGAGGCATACACTGGCAGAAAACCAGGTATTGCACATCTGAAGATTTTTGGATCACTATGCTGTGTGCATTTTCCTTCAGCCCTAAGGCATAAGCTTGAAGAAAACAATCACAAATGCATCTTTGTGGGTTATGGACTCTGTGAAAAGGGGTACAGGGTATTTGATCCAAGTTCCAGAAAGATCATCTTGTCCAGAGATGTAATCTTTGATGAGAATGCTTCATGGAAGGGGGAGAACACTGATAAAAGTGAAATGAGAGTCCCAATGGTTGCTGAGAGTCAAATGGCAAATTGTAATGAAGGACATAAGCAATTTGAAGTCTGTGAACCAAGTCAAAATTTGGATACATCAACTCAAGTGGATGAAGTTACTACACTACAGGAAGTGACGATGACATGAGAAGCACTTCAGGGTATGCTTTTACACTAGGATCTGGTATGTTTTCATGGGCATCGATCAAACAGAACACAGTGGCACTGTCCACTGCAGAAGCAGAGTATGTCAGTGCTGCGGAAGCAACATCACAGGCTAAATGGCTAAGGTTTGTGCTTGAAGACTTTGGAGAGGAGCAAGTGGAAGGCATACCAATTCTGTGTGATAACATCTCTGCCATAGCAATGGCAAAGAATCCGGTTCTTCATCAGAAAACTGGGCACATCAGTCGAAAGTTTCATTTCATCAGAGAAGCCATTCAAGCAAAAGAGATCGAACTTGTTTactgcaaaacagaagatcaGATTGCAGACATATTGACCAAGGCCTTGCCAAAGGATCGATTTGCCTGTCTAAGAGGACCTCTTGGTGTGAAATCAGCTAAAAggttagaagggagtgttgatgTGTGACCCTTGAGCTGATATCTTGAAGACAACATTCCAAATTctttgaatttcattttataagtTTTAATTTCCTGATGTAATATGAGCCATTagatcatagtccaagtggtCTCTTATCTAGCCTAGGCTTTAAGTGTCAGATTATGGCAAGTGGAATAATCTCATAGGTTGATAGGATCAAAGGCTAGGATTTAATCTCTGTGTAAATCTGTTAGAGAAGCatctcacttctctctctctcatacgATTATACTTGAATAGTGGAATGAAATGAACAGTAGTACCTTCAGCAATATTGCAGCTCCATAGTCGCATTTTTTCTGCAACTCTCCTTCTCTCCAAAACTCTCAAATTCTTCATAAAAACTAAATATCAGAAGCTATGAATTCTAACAGATTATGCTATATTCCGATGAGTTGCACTTGCTAAAAAATTGGTTTCCATATATTCAAAATTCTTGTTTCGGTTCTAGAAAGATTTCTATTGTGCTTATTATTAGTGGCAGTAAATGACAACTGAGCACTTTGTGCACTCTTTTTAGGATAAGACCTTTTAAGGAAAACTGGATAAGGAAAAGTTTCAactataaaatatttacataATATCGTTTTCTTATCTGCCATTTTTTGTTAATACCAAAGGAAGAGAGTTTTAATAAAGATGATAGAAAGGTTTACATCACTagccaaaatataaaaaatctacTCAGGTCACACTTGGTCCCAGATGTGGTTACCTCCTAGACATGATGGAGAAATATGAGGAAATGCAGGCAGCTGGTgtcaaaccaaatcaaacaatCTTAACGACAATCATGAATGCATATGGCAAGAACAGAGATTTTGGCAGTGCTGTTGTTTGGTACAAGGAAATGGAAACCTGTACGTAGGCTTCCACCTGATCAGAAAGCAAAGAATATCCCTTTATCTTTGGCGAAAACAGCAGAAGAACAGAAGGTAGCTAACCAAAAGTTGTCGGGATTTTGGATCAGTGTAGCAATGAACAAGGAGGTACGAATTTTTCAGATGAGGACGATGACG includes the following:
- the LOC117623130 gene encoding protein DETOXIFICATION 41 codes for the protein MGSAGEYQPLLLGLDSHSQIPGLSSAAIEEFLEHRPVAVRWWPRLVAWESRLLWILSGSSIIVSIFNYMLSFVTLMFCGHLSALELAGASIASVGIQGLAYGIMLGMASAVQTVCGQAFGARKLPEMGIICQKAIILHLGAAVLLTFLYWWSGPILIAIGQAEDIALQGQVFARGIIPQLYAFAINCPQQRFLQAQNIVNPLAYMSVGVFLIHILLTWLVVYVLEYGLMGAALTLSLSWWLLVITYGLYIILSPKCKETWTGFSWNSFKGIWPYFKLTLSSAIMLCLEIWYNQGLVLISGLLSNPTIALDSISICMNYLNWDMQFMLGLSAAASVRVSNELGAGNAKVAKFSVFVVNGTSILISIVFSAIVLIFKVGLSKLFTSDSAVIAAVSDLTPLLAISVFLNGIQPILSGVAIGSGWQAVVAYVNLTCYYIIGLPIGCVLGFKTNMGVAGIWWGMIIGVFLQTVTLIILTARTNWNTEVEKAADRLKKAAEIPDSPTDV